One Triticum dicoccoides isolate Atlit2015 ecotype Zavitan chromosome 5B, WEW_v2.0, whole genome shotgun sequence genomic window carries:
- the LOC119305139 gene encoding uncharacterized protein LOC119305139 yields MPESQQDKRRRVHEKALESMVTANGFFSTAIFVGLSGTVTPSPGIPTNCLAGNDISSQLVLFELLSFGCYLASTLVGHGTRLNIIHLIETTSREKEEPMVLRYKMVMGLSMLLSILGGLFLLISIIHLVQLKFGLLSCGGTVPWVLLIVLGPLLAVSLSYYTYTLYRAIKSDGYPEY; encoded by the coding sequence ATGCCGGAGTCGCAACAAGACAAAAGACGGAGGGTCCACGAGAAAGCTCTCGAGAGCATGGTGACTGCTAATGGCTTCTTCTCCACCGCCATCTTCGTCGGTCTGAGTGGCACGGTGACGCCATCTCCAGGCATCCCCACCAACTGCCTCGCAGGCAACGACATCAGCAGCCAGCTCGTCCTGTTCGAGCTCCTCTCCTTTGGTTGCTACTTGGCGTCCACTCTCGTTGGCCATGGCACAAGGCTCAACATCATACACCTGATTGAAACCACGAGTCGAGAGAAGGAGGAGCCAATGGTCCTCCGGTACAAGATGGTTATGGGGTTGTCGATGCTGTTGTCCATCCTCGGAGGCTTGTTCCTGCTCATCTCGATTATCCACCTGGTTCAGCTCAAGTTCGGCCTCCTTTCGTGCGGCGGTACAGTTCCATGGGTGTTGCTGATAGTGCTTGGACCATTGCTGGCTGTCAGCCTTTCTTATTACACATACACTCTCTACAGGGCCATCAAATCAGATGGATACCCAGAGTACTAA